The Oleiphilus messinensis DNA segment CAGTACGGCAGCGACTCTGACGGTACTGATGATGCAGCAACCGGTACTATTTCTCGTACTGTATTGTTGTCGAAAGTGAGCTCCGGTGAAGCTTCCGAGCCATTCTCCGGTCTGTCTCTGGTTGAGATCGTTGATAACGACCAAGAAGACTTTGGTGGTGAGACTGTTCCTGAAGCAATCGATGCAGAGTGGAACCGCATTGAAGGTTCTGACCGCAACGAGCGCGTGGAATTCACAGATGATCAGGCTTCAACTTCTCACATCGTGAACCTGCGTGGCGGTAACAACGAGGTGAACTACAACGAGAAAACTCGTGGTATCGAGTTGACCGTTGATGATTTGACCGACGGTGTTTCCGAGTTGAGCATCCAGGCATTGAACACTGATGGTGTAGGTACGGGTATCGTTGACTCCATCACTTCATACAACAGCAACAACGTTGTAGCTGAAGGTGCACTGCGTATCGAAGCTTCTCAGTCTGATGATGACACCATTAACCTGGCAGGTCTGACTGACAATAACGCGTTCGTTCTGGGTAAATCTGAAGGTAACTCTGACGTTCTGGAAGTAACCTTCGGTGAAGGTGCTGACTCCGTCAACATGATCCTGACCGGTTTCGAAGTGTTACGTGACGGTGCTGGTGATGACGTTTACACCGTTGAAGATCTGGATGGCTTCGCAGCGACCTTGGAACTGCGAGATAATCCAGACGCAGACCGTGATACTCTCAAGCTGACTAACGATTCCTTTGGTAATGTTACGCTGGCTAACGACATCGCAATGTCGATCACATCTGATCTGGAAATCGGTACTGGCCTGAGTGGCGATGGTATCGAAGAAGATCTGAACTTCTTCGGTGTTGACTGGACTATCCTGGACATCTCTGAAGTAACCAACCGTTCAGACCTGACTGCAACCTTCGTCGGTGCAGATGATACTCCAGAGATCATTGTTGGAGATCTGGAAGATATCCTGGATATCAACGGTTTCGATCGTATTACCTTCAGCGATGCAACCACTGATTCTAACATCGTTCTGAACCTGGATTCAGGTGAGATTCAGAACACCAACGGTGGTGAGCTGGTTGAGTTTGATGGTAATCAATTGGATCTGGCGAGCAAAGTAACTGCGGGCACTGACTTCACTGTTGAAGTGGTTGATACCAACGGTCGTGGTTCTGTTGTAATCGGTGGTGCGGGTAATGACGTGATCACTGGTGGCGGAAGCAATGATATCATCAGCGGTGGTGCAGGCAATGATATCCTCAACGGCGGCGACAATGTTGTTGAAGAGCATTCTTACACAATCGATGGTGATGGTCTGGCAGCAGGTGAAACTGCAACTCTGGACGGCTTCACTGTAACGCAAGGCGCGACTATCCGTGACGTAGTTGTTGCGGGTAACGATGCAGACGCAGTTGGTGCAGCATTTGTTCGTGAGTGGACTGCTAACCCATCCAGCTTCGCTAACGCTGACGACATCGCAAGCATCACTTACGATGAAGTTGAAAACTCCCTGATCGTTACCTTCAAGTCTAGCCTGGGTAACGTAGAAGATACGCCTCTAGGTCAATTGACAGGCACTGCAGATTGGTTGCCTGTTGACCCAGCGGTACGTGACTTCTCTGGTAACGGTGATGATGTATTCGCAGGTGGCCAAGGCGTTGACGATATCCAAGGTGGTGCAGGTAGCGACACAATCGTTGTAGTTGGTGAAGTTGGTGCTGACGAATACGACGCGGCTTCCGGTGCGGCATTGAACTTCGATGCAACTGTTAGCGCAATTGTAAACGGTCAAGCAACATCTGATGTAAGCACTGACTCTTATGATGGTGGTGATGGTTCCGATACTCTGGAAGTATGGGGTACTGCAGACTTCCGTGAAGCGGATCTGACTAACATCGAAACGATCAACATCCACTCTCAAGTTACTTTCTCTCAAGCACAATTGGATGCATTGAATGAAAGTGTTGACGGTGGTCTGAGCTTCAACCTGTTGGACGAAGACAGCTTGTTGACTATCGTTGATGGTGCTATCAGCACTACATACTCTCAGTTCGGTGGTGAAGGTGCACTGTCTGAAGCAGATCTGGATGCAACTTACCCAGGTGTAGCGGATACAGACACTGATACCGATACAGACACTGATACCGATACAGACACTGATACCGATACTGATACCGATACAGACACTGATACCGATACAGACACTGATACCGATACCGATACCGATACCGATACTGATACTGATACTGATACTGATCAGGATCTGGACGGTCTGGGTACTGACACTGAAGCAGCAACTTTCGATGCAGGCGCAGACGCATTTGCGTTTACTGACTCGTTCGGAGCGGCTAACAATGTCGTTATTCAGAACTGGGGTGCAGATGACTCTATCGAGTTCACTGGTGTAACAGCAGCAGACGTTGCGGCAGGCTTTACTACTGACGGAACTAGCGCTACAGTTACCCTGAACAACAACGGTGTAGTAAGCACGGTTACATTTGAAGGTGTTGGTGGTTCAACCTTCACTGTTGATCAGTTCAATGCGCTTGACGTAGGTGATATCGCTCCTGCTGAAGGTGACACTGGTAACGGTGGAGATCTGACTGATCAAAGCATTGATGGTCAAGGAACAGACACTACTGCAGCAACTATCGATGCAAGTACTGGTTCTTTCAACTTCACTGATCTGTTTGCAACTGCAAACAACGTGGAGATCGAAAACTTCGGTGCAGACGATCAGCTGAGCTTCAGCGGTGTGTCCATTGAAGACGTAGCAGCCGGCTTTACAACCGATGGTACCAGCGCAAGCGTTACTCTGAACAATAACGGTATTGTGAGTGAAGTAACCTTGGTTGGCGTAGGGGGATCTAGCTTCACTGTAGATCAGTTCAACGCTCTGACTGTTGGCGACATTGTTGTAGCCTAAAAGTAGGAAACCCGTGCTACAATCTGTAGCACGGGGTTCAAGCGAAACCTAAATATGTGATTAAAATCATAAAGGAATTTAGAAATGGCAAAAGTTATATTAACTGACGCAGATGCTGGTAACAGACTTTCTCTGAACAACGACATCGACTGGGAAATCATCGGCACAAGCGCAGCGGACAATATCTTGGTTGAAGCTGGCGCAAATGTTGACCTGACTGCACTGGGTGGCGGCGACGATACTGTAGTATTGTCTGGCGACTCTACTGATTACACTGTTGCAGCTAACGGTACTACCGTTACTTTGACTCACACGACTACTGGCGAGACTGTAATGGTTCCAGCCAGCGCATCTTCTACCAACACAGTAACCTTCGCTGACGGTGAAAGCGCTGCTTTGACCATCGGTACTGCGGTTATGTTTGGCACTCTGGAGCTGGCCAACGGTGCTGACGCGGTTGCGGTTTCTGGTACTACTGCTGGTGCTGAACCTGATCTGGGTGACTTCGCCGAAGATACCGTTACGCCTTCTGGCTTGAGCGTTGTGGCAACGGGTACTGACGAAGGCGGGAATCTGACTTTCGTTGTGACTTTGAACCCTGCACAACTGGAAACAACTACTGTTGATTTCGCGATTGGTCTGGAAGACGGTGCAACTGCTGCTGACCACGGTGATATCACTGTTGACGGTACCGTTGACAACACCGGTACAGGTACCTTGACTTTCGCAGCAGGTCAAACCACTAAAACCATCACTGTTGCAGCAAGCGAAGACAACGCATTCCCAGAAGACGGCGAAGGCGTTTCTTTGACTCTGAGCAATGCAAGCGGCGCAAGCATCACTACAGCTTCTGCTACCGCAACCATCGGTGATGTTAACCCATACACCCTGACTCAAGGTATCACTGAAGTTGAAGAAGGTGATTCTGTTACTTACACACTGACCACTGCAGTGCCTGTAACTGAAGACACAACTGTTTCCTTCAGCGTTGTTCCTGGCGATGCGACTGCAGCGAACCAAGGTACTAACGATACTAACCTGAACGACTTTGACCAAGGTTCTTTCAACCCATCAAACGTTGTTATCCCAGCAGGTAGCAGCAGTGCAGAGTTCACTCTGACCACTCAGACTGATTCTATCACTGAGCTGCCAGAAGATTACACGCTGCAAGCTGTTGTTAACGGTCAAACCATCACCATCGAAACTACTTTGTTGGATGGTAGCGGTTTCACCCTGACTACTGGTAACGATGCATTCACTGGTGATGCGAACGATGACGTGTTCACTTCTGGTCTGGGAACCCTGAACAACGGTGACGTTCTGGAAGGTCTGGGCGGTACTGACACGCTGAACTCTCGTCTGTCTACTGACGCTGGCGATCCTACCATGGACAGCATCGACATCATCAACATGGACTCTCGTGCAAACGCAGCGACAATTGGTTTGACCAATGCGTCTCAAGTTGGCCAGCTGTCTATCACGGGTACGGGTAACGGTCGATTTGACAACGCTCAAAATACAGTAACTTCTTTCTCTGTTGCAGGTAACACTACTGACGGTAACTACAACAAGACTGCATTGCTGGAATTTGTAGATGACGCGTTCACGGGTACTGCTGACGCACTGTCTCTGAGCATCACTGACGTTTCTGGCTCCAGCGCAATTGTTTCTGTAGGTCAAGCTGCATCTACCGGTACTAACAATCTGGAAACTCTGAACATCGCGCTGATGGGTACAGGTAACACCTTCACGTTTGATCCTAACACCACTGCTGCATTTGACGCGATCAACAGCACTGTGATCACCGGTTCTGCAGATTCTACTGTTACTGTAGCTTCCGCTGACTACGCTCTGAGTGCACGTTCTTTGAACGCTTCTGCTCACACTGGCATGCTGAACATCATCACCGATGAAACTGGTGCGATCAATGCTGCGGGCCTGAGCGGAATCGACAAGCTGGTCTTCACGGCTGATGTGAACAATACAATCACTTCTTTGGCTGAAGGCACTAACGTTGAAGTGCGTGTTGGTCAAACTGCATTGACTGTTGTACAAACTGGTGCTGATACCGCTGGTTCTTTGAGCGATACTTTCACGTTCACCATGAACCCTGCTGCTTCTGCTACGCAAACTGCATTGACTTTTGATGCGATTGAGACTGTAAGCCTGGTTTCAACGACCTCTGCAACTGATCCTTCAACTGTAACCAACACCATCACTACATTGAATGCTGATGGTCTGGGTACATTGAACATCAGTGGTGCTGCGCATCTGTCTATCGGTACTTTGACTGATCAAGTAGACATTGTTGACGCATCTACTGCGACTGGTAACGTAACGTTGAACGTTAATGCGACTAACACTACAGAAGCTGTTCTGTATAAAGGTAGTGCTGGCGTTGATACCATCAACGGCTCTGGCTTCGATGACAACATCTCCGGTAATGCTGGAAATGACGTAATCGAAGGTGAAGCAGGTGCAGATACTCTGACTGGTGGCGCGGGTGCTGATACTTTCGTATACACCACTATCGCTGATTCCAGCAGCGCGACTGTAACTTCGAACGACTCTGTAACCGATTTCGTAGCGGGAACTGATGACTTCGACGTAACTAACGTACCTGCTTCTGTAGTTGCTGCAGCGACTGGTTCTATCAGTGCAGCGAGCTTCAACGCTGATATCGATGCGTTGTTGACCACTGCAACGGCTAACCACGTTCAAGTATTGACTGCAAACGCGGGTGATCTGAACGGTAAGTCCTTCCTGGTACAAGATACCGATGGTGACGGAACCTTCGATGCTGGTACTGAGTTGCTGATCGACATCACTGGTCTGACAGGTACTTTGACTACTGCAGACTTCGTGTAAGTTAAAATAACTTCTTTAGTGATTTGTCGATAGCTTAGTCTGTTGGCAAGTTAATAGAGTAAGGTATTTAAACTTAAGAGAAACCCCTAGCTTCGTCTGAAGTTGGGGGTTTTTTGTTGGGGAAACATCAGTTGTACAACAGGAAAAAATATGGGAGGCTCTGCCAAATCGAGGAATCGGCAATTGGTGTCGACCCTATCACATATGGAACGTTCTGGATGGATCTATGCGAACCCCAAAAAATAAAACAAAAAAACGTAGTCAGAAAGTCAACGTAAAACCATTGCAGAAAGCGAGCAAGATTAAGTCTGGAAGCACTGAAAATCAGACATTTACTGTTTCTCAGCCCCCACTAGACGTGTCCCAGGCTCTGCAAATGGCAATTCAATACCATAACACTGGAAAGTTGAGTCAGGCGGAAGCGATCTATCGTCAGATATTGACCGTACAACCTTCCCATGCTGATGCAAATCACCTTTTGGGGGTGATTGGTATTCAGATGGGCAAGCATGCTCCGGCCATCGAGCTGATCAAAAAGGCCATTCAAATCAATCCCGCGCTAACGCCGGCATATAATAATCTTGGTCTCGCGCTATGTGAGATCGGAAGTCTGGATGACGCATTAGCGTGTTTTCAGCACACCCTGAAACTGGATCCCAACCACACCGACGCACTTAATAATTTAGGGGTGATCTCCAGACGGAAATGCGCCACGGAAGATGCCATAGCCTACTATCGTCGGTCATTGTCAGTCGATCCGGGGTTGTTTGAAGTGCATTCCAATCTGCTGTTATCACTGCACTACCTTGATGATTTCCTTGATGCAGATATATTCCAGGAGCATCTCCGATTCGGAGAGCAGGCCACTCGCATTGCCACAATCAACAAGCCAATCGAGCAAGCTACACACAATGACAGCGCGCGCGCCCACAAAAAACTGAAAATAGGTTATGTTTCTCCGGATTTTCGAGCACACTCTGTTGTTTATTTTTTTGAGCCATTGCTGACGAGACATAACAAAAATGAATTCGAGATATATTGTTACTACAATCACGTGAAAAATGACGGCGTAACCAGTCGACTTAAAGAGTTGGCCAATCACTGGCGGGTAATTATCGGCGTTTCAGATGCCGAGGTTGCGCAGATGATCCGCGACGATGAAATTGATATCCTGGTGGATTTAGCGGGCCATACTGAGAAAAATCGCTTGCCTGTGTTTGCTTTTAAACCCGCTCCGGTGCAAGTTACCTGGTTAGGGTATCCTGATACCACGGGTTTACCTCAGGTTGATTATCGTATTACAGACTCAATATGTGATCCGGAGAATGAAACGGATCAATATCACACCGAGAAACTTATTCGATTGCCAGATGGCTTTCACTGTTATCAAGGCAGTCAGTCGGTTCCAGTAAATACAGCGCTTCCTGCCAGGCAAAAAGGCTATGTCACGTTCGGCAGTTTCAATAACCTAACCAAAGTGACTACAGAAGTGGTTGAACTTTGGGCGAGTATTCTGAAAGCGCTTCCAAACGCCCGGCTGTTGTTAAAATGCCTGGGGCTTGGTGATGAATCAACACGATTGCGTTATGTGTCGCTCTTTGAATCTTGTGGTGTTGATAAGGAAAGGCTGGATTTCTATTCCTACCTGCCAAACCGTCTGGATCATCTTAAACTCTATCACTCCATTGATCTCTGCCTGGACCCGTTTCCCTACAATGGCGTCACCACCACGTGTGAAGCGATGTGGATGGGCGTGCCGACCCTGACATTGCTGGGGACTCGACATTCCGGACGTGTTGCTGCGAGCCTGAATACAATGGTTGGATTACCGCAGTTTATCGCCAAGAGCAAGGCAGAATATGTCGGCATTGCCGTTAAGCAAGCGGACGAGCTTGAGGTGCTGGCGCAACTTCGATTGCAATTACGAGCGAAAATGCTTGCGTCAACGCTTTGTGACGCCCCTTATTTTGCGCAAACAATGGAAAATGTATACCGACAAATTTGGCAAGATCATCTTTCGCCGGTTTAAACATGACTCTCTGCAGGATCCCGGCTTTTCAATTCCGTGTTCCTGCGATGGGGAAACCGTTTGGTCACTTCCTATTCCGTGGTATTTTGACTATCTTAAAGAAAATCATTTTGTACTCAGGATGACGTGATTATGCTCATAAGATTGTACCAACATGTTCTTTTTAGTCTCACTGTAGTCTCATTATCGATGATTTCGACAGTTTCAGCCTGGGCTGAGTGTACATCCCAGCGATTTTCAGATACTGAATCCCAGGTGATGAGTGCCTACATAGCGTACTACGGTCGTATGCCTGACTCCGCGGGTCTTGCGTTTTGGTCGGATCAGCTGGATCAGCAAGGTTCTCTGGATGCGATAATACAGGCATTCGGTACCTCGGACGAGTTCGAACGAAATTTTGGTGCTCTGGATCATTCAGCGCTGGTCAATAATCTTTACCAGCAGGCCTTCGGTCGGGATGCTGATCCCGCGGGCTTGGCTTTTTATGTTGATGAGCTTGATAACAATCGCCTGACATTGCAATCTGTTGCCCTTTTCATCGTGGGTGGCGCCCAAAATGAGGATGATGACACAATCTCAAACCGGATCACGGCGTCCAGTCATTATGTCACTGCTGCGCTCGATGACGGAGTGGAGTTTAGCGAGTCGCAAATGACGGGGTTGCTTTCCTCTATTGACGAAAACCCTGAAACTACTGAACCAGTCTGCGCCAGTATCACCATGTTGGTAGAGGAGATCGTCGCTGAACAAAACGATGACAGTGAGTTTTTCGCGTCGAACGCCTGTGATAACGGCGATAGTGGCAATGAGCCGGTAAAAAAGATTGGCACGGTCAAAGGCATTAAAGGCCTGGCCTACTCCAGTGAAAGTTTCGGAACGGTAAATGGTATTAAAAAGTCGATACAGGGAGTGACCGGTGTAAACGGTGAATTTGAGTATTTTGAAGTTTGTGGTGAAGCGGCTACCACGCTGTTTTGCCTTGGTGTCAAAAAAGGCTGTAGTGTGAGTGATATTGCTTCAGGCATAACCCTTGATGTGTCTTTAGGTGGTCGTATATTGGGCCGAATCGTGTCGACAGAAGAAGTCGTAAACATTCGTTCGATTGTCGCGGAAACGTATCCGGAAATTGATCAGACCACTCAGAACCTTGTTACCTCCAATATTTATCGCTTGTTGCTGACGCTTGATATCGACCGGGATGGCCGTAACGGCATTGTGTTGAATGCATCGACACGGACAATGGCTGAACTCTATGCAGATGGAATTGATTTTACCGATGATGAATTTGCAAATAACCAAAGTGTTATCAACTATGTTACGGATGTAACCGGGCAGTCGGATCTGGCATCCGAGGCTGATGCAAATTCTTTCGAAGAGGCGTTACAGCAGGTTGTAGATACTTATGCAGTTTCCGGTTCAATTCTCGGTTCAAGTGGGCCTGTTACCCTGATTCTCAATGATGAGGAAGAGATTACGACGGAGCTGAGCTCGTTCGCATTTTCCACTCGATTGACGGCAGGTGAAAACTATTCAGTGAACATACTTTCCGAGCCTCAGGGGCAGACTTGTGTTGTGACCCGGGGGCAGGGGGTAATCGAAGCCAAGTCTGTTGCGGATGTGCAGGTGATTTGTGAGTCAGATACCGCTTTTTCTGTCTCTGTTTTTGTACAAGGGGCAAATGAGGATGTCGGTTTAAGCTTGAACAATGGCAGTACCGTGCTGTTTGCCAATGGTGTGAATGCTTTTCCGGTCTTGTTGGAGTCTGGTGATACTTACACGGTTTCATTGGTTACGGCGCCAGTGAATCAGGTCTGTAGTGTGACGAACGGGGTGGGGGTTGTTGAAAATCAGGCGATTACCGATGTTTCTGTCATTTGTGATGTAGACCCAGCGGATGGCTTTACCGTGGGTGGTCAGATAACTGGGGCAAATTCGGATATCGCGTTACGCTTGAATGGTGGTATTGCGTTTGTTTTCTCTAACGGAGCATTCAGCTTTAACCAGAAATTACAATCCGGTACAACCTATAGCGTATCGTTGGTGAGTGAGCCGGCGGGACAATCATGTGAAATCACGAATGGTTCTGGCTCTATTAGTGCGAGCAATATCACAAATGTGTCCATTCTCTGTGACGATATTGCGGCTACAGAACAACTCGTGGGCGGAAATATTTCAGGGCTGAGTGGTGCCGTTGAGTTAACGTTAAATGGAGCATCATCAATCACGATTTCCAGTAATGGTAGCTTCCAGTTTAGTGATGTTTTACTCACGGGAGAGAGTTATTCCGTCACTGTAACGAGCCAGCCAAATGGTCAGTCCTGCTCGGTAGGTAATAGCAGTGGCACTATTGCTAATGTTGATGTTACGAATGTGAATGTTGACTGCGATGATATAGAGGAAACCTTTTCTATCGGGGGGACGGTCAACGGAGCAATCGGTACGGTTGCAATCACATTGAATGGTTCAACTTCGCTGTTTTCCACCGGGGGCGATTTCCAGTTTCCCCAAGCGTTTGCGAATGGCAGTAGCTATCAAGTGACTGCAGCGAGTGTATCCGGTGATCAGGTGTGTGAAGTGCAAAATGGCGGTGGGTCTATTGCGGGCGCAAACGTAACGAATGTCATTGTCTCCTGCACACCAACTGTTGAGATATTCTCGGTCAGTGTCAGTATTAGCGGCGCGGTTGAAGATATTGTTGTTTCCTTGAACGGTGAGC contains these protein-coding regions:
- a CDS encoding beta strand repeat-containing protein, with the protein product MAKVILTDADAGNRLSLNNDIDWEIIGTSAADNILVEAGANVDLTALGGGDDTVVLSGDSTDYTVAANGTTVTLTHTTTGETVMVPASASSTNTVTFADGESAALTIGTAVMFGTLELANGADAVAVSGTTAGAEPDLGDFAEDTVTPSGLSVVATGTDEGGNLTFVVTLNPAQLETTTVDFAIGLEDGATAADHGDITVDGTVDNTGTGTLTFAAGQTTKTITVAASEDNAFPEDGEGVSLTLSNASGASITTASATATIGDVNPYTLTQGITEVEEGDSVTYTLTTAVPVTEDTTVSFSVVPGDATAANQGTNDTNLNDFDQGSFNPSNVVIPAGSSSAEFTLTTQTDSITELPEDYTLQAVVNGQTITIETTLLDGSGFTLTTGNDAFTGDANDDVFTSGLGTLNNGDVLEGLGGTDTLNSRLSTDAGDPTMDSIDIINMDSRANAATIGLTNASQVGQLSITGTGNGRFDNAQNTVTSFSVAGNTTDGNYNKTALLEFVDDAFTGTADALSLSITDVSGSSAIVSVGQAASTGTNNLETLNIALMGTGNTFTFDPNTTAAFDAINSTVITGSADSTVTVASADYALSARSLNASAHTGMLNIITDETGAINAAGLSGIDKLVFTADVNNTITSLAEGTNVEVRVGQTALTVVQTGADTAGSLSDTFTFTMNPAASATQTALTFDAIETVSLVSTTSATDPSTVTNTITTLNADGLGTLNISGAAHLSIGTLTDQVDIVDASTATGNVTLNVNATNTTEAVLYKGSAGVDTINGSGFDDNISGNAGNDVIEGEAGADTLTGGAGADTFVYTTIADSSSATVTSNDSVTDFVAGTDDFDVTNVPASVVAAATGSISAASFNADIDALLTTATANHVQVLTANAGDLNGKSFLVQDTDGDGTFDAGTELLIDITGLTGTLTTADFV
- a CDS encoding O-linked N-acetylglucosamine transferase, SPINDLY family protein is translated as MRTPKNKTKKRSQKVNVKPLQKASKIKSGSTENQTFTVSQPPLDVSQALQMAIQYHNTGKLSQAEAIYRQILTVQPSHADANHLLGVIGIQMGKHAPAIELIKKAIQINPALTPAYNNLGLALCEIGSLDDALACFQHTLKLDPNHTDALNNLGVISRRKCATEDAIAYYRRSLSVDPGLFEVHSNLLLSLHYLDDFLDADIFQEHLRFGEQATRIATINKPIEQATHNDSARAHKKLKIGYVSPDFRAHSVVYFFEPLLTRHNKNEFEIYCYYNHVKNDGVTSRLKELANHWRVIIGVSDAEVAQMIRDDEIDILVDLAGHTEKNRLPVFAFKPAPVQVTWLGYPDTTGLPQVDYRITDSICDPENETDQYHTEKLIRLPDGFHCYQGSQSVPVNTALPARQKGYVTFGSFNNLTKVTTEVVELWASILKALPNARLLLKCLGLGDESTRLRYVSLFESCGVDKERLDFYSYLPNRLDHLKLYHSIDLCLDPFPYNGVTTTCEAMWMGVPTLTLLGTRHSGRVAASLNTMVGLPQFIAKSKAEYVGIAVKQADELEVLAQLRLQLRAKMLASTLCDAPYFAQTMENVYRQIWQDHLSPV
- a CDS encoding DUF4214 domain-containing protein; the protein is MLIRLYQHVLFSLTVVSLSMISTVSAWAECTSQRFSDTESQVMSAYIAYYGRMPDSAGLAFWSDQLDQQGSLDAIIQAFGTSDEFERNFGALDHSALVNNLYQQAFGRDADPAGLAFYVDELDNNRLTLQSVALFIVGGAQNEDDDTISNRITASSHYVTAALDDGVEFSESQMTGLLSSIDENPETTEPVCASITMLVEEIVAEQNDDSEFFASNACDNGDSGNEPVKKIGTVKGIKGLAYSSESFGTVNGIKKSIQGVTGVNGEFEYFEVCGEAATTLFCLGVKKGCSVSDIASGITLDVSLGGRILGRIVSTEEVVNIRSIVAETYPEIDQTTQNLVTSNIYRLLLTLDIDRDGRNGIVLNASTRTMAELYADGIDFTDDEFANNQSVINYVTDVTGQSDLASEADANSFEEALQQVVDTYAVSGSILGSSGPVTLILNDEEEITTELSSFAFSTRLTAGENYSVNILSEPQGQTCVVTRGQGVIEAKSVADVQVICESDTAFSVSVFVQGANEDVGLSLNNGSTVLFANGVNAFPVLLESGDTYTVSLVTAPVNQVCSVTNGVGVVENQAITDVSVICDVDPADGFTVGGQITGANSDIALRLNGGIAFVFSNGAFSFNQKLQSGTTYSVSLVSEPAGQSCEITNGSGSISASNITNVSILCDDIAATEQLVGGNISGLSGAVELTLNGASSITISSNGSFQFSDVLLTGESYSVTVTSQPNGQSCSVGNSSGTIANVDVTNVNVDCDDIEETFSIGGTVNGAIGTVAITLNGSTSLFSTGGDFQFPQAFANGSSYQVTAASVSGDQVCEVQNGGGSIAGANVTNVIVSCTPTVEIFSVSVSISGAVEDIVVSLNGEHETTSGNGSFEFDTVFTAGDSYVVAIVSDGTSQACTASNSSGTITGNVTVAIQCVSNEPVPEFTVGGSVSGLTGSASVTLNGAETITISEGEFTFTELLLDNQTYSVTLASIPDGFTCAITNSSGVINGANVTNILVNCDVIELFSVNVNLSGASEPVIVSFNGGDNITLSNGVTLLADDLESGDAYTVQLVDEGTDQVCEIADNSGQVSNGDVTVLITCEAVTGEDSVNLDGQGTDNTAVTIDASSGAIVFSDAFAVGNNVRIANFGADDTIVFTGTSQSLVEAGFTTDGSNARVTLNNNGIVSQVVFVGVGGSVFTVQQFNALGVGDIVVSP